From the Diadema setosum chromosome 6, eeDiaSeto1, whole genome shotgun sequence genome, the window GCTGTCCAAGGATCATTAGCATTCCACCAAGATGTTTGTTCCCGGTCGCCATTCACATTCACTCTCTCCGTCTCTAACAAACCAGCACTTGTCCACCAGTTCACATCGTCTACCATAAAGCTGACAGGGCAGTAACAAAACTACCACTCACAAAATCTCTGTCTATTTCATTGGAAACACTTCATATGAAGTTTTCTCAAATTCTATGAAAGAAATTACcaggatatacatgtacattcccTACCAAAGGAAAATTAGAAAGTACAGAGCAGAGATGTGTACTTTTGAAATCCACAGACTAGAGTTTGATGCAAGAGAAGTTAATTTATGACGAATAATTGAAAGAGCAACAGATTAATGATTTCTTACAAGATATGATACACATGATTGCACAGCTGCttcacatgtaggcctacaagacATTACATGAAGAATGtcaaggtgttttttttttttttcgttgaatGAATAATTCCAAGAACTTCTCAGGACATTAGACCAGAAGTTTCATCCACATTGATAAACAGGTATCTCAACTATTGAAAGGTAAAGAGCTCCTGAGCGAAGAATAGGACTACATACGTATTTCTTCTTACATTAAATACAGGCAAGTGCCTAATCAGTTTACTTGCCACACTGAGAATTCTTGTTTTTATGGGCAAGAAGGCAAGGAAATGTTTCCAGCTCCCTTGCTTTGTCAAGATTGGATCGTTTACTCTCAGTCACTTGTATTGTCCAGTGTGAGGGTTTCTAATACTATTCCAAGTGTGTTCACATGAATGTGTGAACAGATTGTCGGCTGAATGCACAGAATTTGGCGATGCAGATCGAGGGGACATTTCAATTAGACCCTTCGCCTGCTTGATGGCGATTCCCTGCCCTTTGATATGTCTCCCAGTCCTCTCTCTGATCTCACTACCACCTTCGTGTGTAGCCTTCATCACAGGTCTTCTCTCGCTGAAGTAATTGCAAGTGAATTAAGTTTGGGTCATCAAGCCACCAGTGAGaggcttcagtcgaatacagacgaagtagttcaatccgcaagatctttccttgatcttctgccatttatatgccgttaccatggcaacgcagcttccgacacgtccgaaaaatatgtcttccacatcttcccaccaagatcaaggtgtgtgccacatttcataagctttggtcgaaaaactgaggaagtagttaaatccgcaagatctttccttgatcttctgccattaatatgccgttaccatggcaacgtactttcaggtactgtcaaaaaatgcgtcttgcacatctacaaccaaaggcacacatctgtatcaagtttcatggaaattgggcaaaaactgaggaagtagtttgcaacacaaaattttctatcattttggctcataatatgtgagctgttaccatggcaacatactttttgtcactgtcaagaaatgtgtcatgctgacctatatcctaagacaaacattcaatatgaattccatgagaattggaagaacactgatgaagcagttttcccatgaagcattttgccctatatttcaccaataatatgccgttaccatggcaacgcactttttgccactgcagaaatatgtgtcttgcacattaacatattcagatgaacatctgtacctaatttcataaaaattgatcaaaaactgtgggaggagttcgcgacgcaagatttgtacccatttttgcccataatatgccgataccatggcaacgtacttttgggtactgtcaaaaaatacgtcttgcacatctacaacccaaggcacacatctgtgccaagttttatgggaatcggttgaaaactgaggaagtagttcgcgacgcaagatttgcaacggaccaaccgcccgaccgcccgcccaaccgaccgcccgcccgaccgaccgcccgaccgtccgctgattcctatatacccccttcaaacttcgtttggcgggggtataaaaaaaaaaaaatatatgaatttcTGCTTCTACATGAATTTCTTGTCAATGAACAATTCAAATACATCTGTGAATAAAGACAGGTTACTTCCTTTTTTATTAATAGGCATCCTTAAATTGtaccaaaaaataaacaatactgCTGACTTAGTCATTGTGTAGTTGGAAATGACCAGGTAATAAAAAAACTTTGGCTGAAATTGCCAATTTGAGGTAGGTAATGTTTATTGTAAGTTATCAGCTTTTTAACTATACTGATGCATGACATTTTAATTTCTTGTTAGATAAAAACATGGTGAGATTGAATAAAATACCATCTCACAATCACTTACAGTTTGCAGGttaatgagaaaaaacaaacttatTTCGTGAAGGGATAATGCAAGATTCACTGTACAGACTACAGACAACACAGCAGAGGGGCCAGTCTcttcaatgaaaataatattgtgGTTATGCGGCCTTTGCTACTAGAATGCTGCAAAATAATTTGCCAATATTTCCTAATTTCCATTCAAGCACTGCATTAGAATGCTTCCAGTATGAAAAATGTGAGCTATTTGGCTCTACGTGATATCTGACTCCcttatacacatgtacattgtgtatctGAATATCAGACAGAGGTTGGATATGAATGCTATGTTAGTTGTTTGTAAATGGTTCTGGAAAGTGAAAACCTgcaaatgaatatatttcattgtaCCCAAGCCAGGATATACCCAATATATTACGCAATGTTTCCTAAAGGCAATAATAAATAAACCATACTCAAGAAACGGTCTTATCTGGTGAAATTCGTTGCATCATTATcttcatgattttaaaaaaaaaaaaaaaacactttcaaaTCTTTTTATGCCAAGATACTATTTTCATAGCTGTGATCATCATCATGCATTTCACTCAGCAAATTTAGAATCTTACCGAAAGTGAGTCTCCTTAGCATTATACAGAGTCGTTAGAGGTGAGTCAAACATTAGAGTCAATAAAACATCACCGAAGAATGATAAGAAATATGCTACTTTGAATGTgacaaaaaccaaaaccaaaactgtGCAGTAATAAATCACAGTAATCAGGACatcatatcacaaaaaaaaaacaataaaaaagctAGTAGATACTAGTAGAGATACTTTCTTGCTGGTCCATGCTGACCCACCCATTAAATCAAAGAATTGCaaagtttttgttgtgtgttttttttttcatttacatccCACACCTGTCTTAGAATTCTACGTGCCCCTAACATAATGAACAGTGCACAAGCTCTCaccacattaaaaaaagaaatactactGAACAACTAGGGCAATTGAAGAAGATCATTTCAAAGGTGACTGAGCTTCCAGTTATTCAtctgatttgttgttgttttaaatccACAATTTGCTAATGTGACTGGGCTGACCTGACATTTTGTTCACCTCAACATGATTAGGAATCACAGAGGACAAGGTTCCCTCTCTTGTCaccaaggcaaaaaaaaaaactattttctAAGATTAATGCCACAAGGACGTTCTGAATAATTGCTCCCTTTTCCTCACTAGCGGTGTTATTCCAATTACTCTAGAGACTGGATTGGTTTCTGCCATAGCCCGTAAACAGAGCTTTGTATACGTTTCAATGGCATCGTCACATTATCATCAAATGTGAACATGGCTAACATTCTGGACAGGGGTGGAGGGTGTGGCCTGTGGGGGTAATGACTCTACCACTGTAAATCTGTGAAAACAAGGCTTGTCAAGTCTGGTGGTAGCCAAccaaatatggtggtgatacgGATATTGGCAAATTGGACTGTAGGGTATGGTTCCCTTGCTTGAGAGCATCAACCAAGGTCACtgttgagtaaaaaaaaaactttgttgtGTGCTGCCTGATTGATAGGGAAGCATTTGTCAGGAATAACTGCCAATTCATCActatcttttcctttctctaccgTTCTCAACCTGTGATATGTTGGCTAAACTTTGCAGAATCTGGTTGTGAAACCAGGAAAGGAATGTTGGTAAGATACTCTTATCAATATCATGTACTAGATTTATAAATATTATGTAGGGGACCTATGCCTGTTTTAAAAAGAGATCAATATGTTATCaatgttatctttttttaaacaacttaCTCTCAGAAACCCCTGTTAcacataaacagaaaaaaataacaacagggGCATTGTCAACTTTGAAATAGATTGTACTTCTGCCCccaactgacaaaaaaaaaaagaacttgcgTCATTCATTGATAGACAGCAGCAACAATCTTACTTGGATGAATATAGTACTCCTTAGTCTCATTACAAAACTAAAAATACCAAGCAAAATTGATTTCCTAcaacaaaattttcaattccataCTTGAACTAGATCCTTGATTTCAATGTTCCCATAGGTAAAAGGTCACTGAGACACAATGAAATCTCtgatgtgagaaaaaaaaaaatcaatagctCATGGAAGACCTCCAGGGGTGGGAGGGCTACTACCATTCATACATCATAATGAAGGTCGCACAAATCAATGAAGGGGTACCTGGGTGTTACTATACCCTAAGGCTAAGAGTTATACATGAGTACCAGTCAAGGAAGCATTTCCATTCCATTGTCAGGGAATAAAGATGTCCATAGTTTAGTTTTGTGTTGTTCCCCCATAGTATCTCCTGCAAAATCTTAGCTAGAGAATTGGCATTTTTGATAATTTAAAGTGGAAACATACATTGCTGTCATCCGCACTTTCAAAATATAGGCCCTATCTGCCACTTGGACTGCCAGCAGCATTGTTAAAGTTGCACTTCTTATTTtataatactgtacatgtagtctgtaaattacatgtatgaacaGTCACATTTTTACCAATGGTCCCTAGTGTACAAACCAGAATCTTACTCTTTATTTACTAGTCAGATGATATCCTTCTACAAAACTCTCtaaagtagggcctatatcaCACAATAAACCTTGGCTAAGGATAACACATCTCTTTCTTTAAATATTAGTGAATAAaactaaataacatcaaaacaaaacaacaaaaataatatgtGAACACTAtaatagaaagattaaatgagaacttacctgtttgaaatttgatctttattttacgaGGGAGTTGTAGGAAGAGAATACATTGAGAGACCCGCTTTGCGCACGCGCAGTCATTTTTCGAAGCATCAAATGTGGCTGCTGGATATTTGAAAGATTATGGAGAACTTAGCTTCACGTTTGAAACTttgggagggagaggagggaatgtattctcttcctacaactccctcgtaaaataaagatcaaatttcaaacaggtaagttctcatttaatctttctattttacTTCTGGAGTCTCCGAAAGAGACTACATTGAGATTTTGAAGCCCAGTAGCCATATTTGTAAGAAATATAACAGAAATGACTATGAATTGTCATTTACCAAAACGGTAAATTGTTTACCTTGCCTGGTCATTTTAGTAGAGCAGTTGAAAGACACTTGCTCCCATCCAGCAAAGGTTTTCTGTAGTACTTTCTGAAAGTCTTTTCATTCGTCCAGCCTGCCTTCTCAAGGATAAACGAAACTGGCAAGTCTGCTCTGTGTGCAGCTGACGTCGCAGCTGCTCTTGTTGAGTGAGccttatattttgaagtgtcgATTCCTGCCGCTGTCATAACATCTTTGATCCACCTGGAGATGGTTTGTGACGTAACTTTCGCATGGGGTCTGCGAAAACTAATAAAGAGCCGACGCTCTTGGCCTCGAATTTCCTCAGTCCTCCGTATGTAGGCTTTGATGTAGTTGACAACGCACAATCGACGATCTGGAGGGTAGGCTCTCATGCTCAGTGTGTAGCCAGCGTTTCCAGGCCTATTTTGTTTCAGTAGCtcgctgaaatgaaatgtaactgATGATCCCTTGAGTATCATGTTGTCCAAATTCAGGAGCTGCAACGACTGTGCTCTCTGTGTTGAGATGAGAGCCATGAGCATGCATAGCTTTTTGGTGAGATCTTGTAGGCTCAGTGCATTTGCCGGTGACAGCTTTCTGAGATAGCAAAACACAATATTTACATCCCAAGTATCTACATAGCGAGGTCTTGGGGTTCGGAGATGGAAAACTCCCTTCATAaatcttgatatcaaaatgttgttccCAACTGTAGAGGCACCATCCTCAAGAACTAGGAATGATGCGAGCGCACTTCTTGCTGTGTTGAGTGCATTGTATCCAAGACCTCCTACATGAAAAAGCTCACTAAGAAATTCTAAAACAAACTGAACACTAGAGTGAAGATGGCTTTTCTTCTTACTCTTGCAAAAGTCTTTCCACTTCTTTATGTACACACAATATTGCTTCTGGGTAGAGGCTCTCCAAGAAGCGGCCAAAATGTCCACAATTTCTTTCTTTAGTCCTGTCCTTTCGAAGGGCTGCCGCATAACCTGCAACAGAGAAGATCAATTCGATCATACAAGGGATGTGGTTCATGCGTAACAGGTTGCGTTAATAGGTTCCTACTCCTTGTAATTAGCACTGCTTCACCCTTTAACATCCTTTTCAGCTTAGGAAACCATGCCTGTGTGGGCCAATTTGGCACTACCATTATGCCTTCAGCTCTATCTGTTCTAATTTTTTGAAGACATCTTGGGATGAGACAGAATGGGGGAAAggcatagaatttgaattctccCCAATCCAACGTAAATGCATCTACGGCTTCTGCATTTGGATCTGGCAACCAAGTGACATATCTCTCAAGTTGGTTGTTTAGTCTGGACGCAAAGAGATCAATGTCTGGAAGCCCAAAAACTGAAACTAGTTTGTTAAAGGCTTGCTTGTTAAGCATCCATTCATTTCGGTCACTGAACTTTCTAGACCTGCTGTCTGCCTCAGTGTTCTCACTCCCTGGAAGGTGTGCTGCAGTAACCCAAATATTACGTTCCATGCACCACCTCCAGATGTCTCTAGCTGGCTAAGTCCTCGTCTACCGGTAGCCCTGTATCACCCGGCTTGGCAAATTTTGCTGCGAGAACGGGGATTTCTAGCACGTCTGCCGCGTCTGACGCAAATTCGCCTTCTTCTCTGTTGGCTTCGCCCGTGTCACGCACGTGCGGCTCCCCGCACTGTTGAAAATCAGTTTCCATAGGAATTTCACACTGTCCGGCGCTGTGCGCCTCATCGTACGCCACAAAATGGCGCGATGCCGGTTTCGGCGGCGTGGAGTTTACACTGGGCAGCGCGTCGACCACTTTACTCAGAAGACTTTCCAGTCTCGATAGTCTGTCCTCGACATCCGAGGATTTTTCGGCCGTCTTTGGGCCCTGCTTCGCTTGCGGCACTTTACCCGCCATGTTAGTACCGGAAACCGTGACCGACTTAACTAGTTTCTTTTTCGGCTTGACTTGTTTGCCTGTCGGAGGGGAACGTTCTTCGCAAACAACGTTGGTGTTTGCCACTGCGCCGGGCTTAGCCGGATGATGCAGCTGTTCTTGGGGCTGTTGTACCTCCATCACCGTAGCCACCGCGTGACTTTCGTGGAATGAGGCCGCTAGAAAAGGCTGTGCTTGCCGCCTTGCTAAGCACCGAATAATCGTTGTACGATATAGGAAGATAGCGGAATCTAAATTCCACTAACTGCTGGTTTCTAGAACCGTTAGTACCGCGAAATGCGAAAAAAGATCAGAATTTTCGACTGCGATAAGGGAACTGCGTTCGAATACTCGTGCGTAGAAAAGCGATATGACTGCGCGTGCGCAAAGCGGGTCTCTCAATGTAGTCTCTTTCGGAGACTCCAGAAGTAAAATTGTTTTGCAGCCACATATCTCATGTAATTGTGATTTCatagcaaacacacacaacttgTATCATAAAGCAGGGCCTGGCAGTAGCAGTGGCCCAATGGCCGGGGCCCGCTAAAAACTGATGTACGGCCACCAAACCTCCAAAAGGGCTAACTTCTGGTGGCCtgattggggggaaaaaaaaatctgatttaaaaatgttacaGGCCCAAATGGGGCCACCAGACAAAAACGGCTAGTGCTTAGCCCACAAAGAGGCAGGCAACGGCACAGAATTTAGAGATTTTCACATAGAGTGACTGGAGGCAGTGTAGGCATCCTATGGAGGGTTAATAATACATAATGATGTCTAATTGAGCTAACTTTTATCCCCCAAAACATCCTGGCAACGAGACTAGCAGTCTAGGACCTTGGACTGCATCTGACTATCATCCTTGTCAGACCCTGCCTGTCTGGTTTGGGTGTATACAAGCCTATCAGGAGGTGCATTCACATTGAtgacaaaattcattacagttCTTTAAATACTGCAGGATTATACACATGGTCAGCACTTATACCGGAAATAATGTGGTGTTTCGTGAAAGAGAATGgtaagaaaaagaatggtacCAAGTAAACTGCTTTGGTATTCCACCAATGAGAATGGTGGTGACAAACTATTGTACTGTCATATCTAATACCACAGTTAATTATATTATTataggcattgtttaccatttgcagatgaaacaaaaacctaggtttagtgcttcaaa encodes:
- the LOC140229854 gene encoding uncharacterized protein; the encoded protein is LQVMRQPFERTGLKKEIVDILAASWRASTQKQYCVYIKKWKDFCKSKKKSHLHSSVQFVLEFLSELFHVGGLGYNALNTARSALASFLVLEDGASTVGNNILISRFMKGVFHLRTPRPRYVDTWDVNIVFCYLRKLSPANALSLQDLTKKLCMLMALISTQRAQSLQLLNLDNMILKGSSVTFHFSELLKQNRPGNAGYTLSMRAYPPDRRLCVVNYIKAYIRRTEEIRGQERRLFISFRRPHAKVTSQTISRWIKDVMTAAGIDTSKYKAHSTRAAATSAAHRADLPVSFILEKAGWTNEKTFRKYYRKPLLDGSKCLSTALLK